From Bordetella flabilis, the proteins below share one genomic window:
- a CDS encoding LysR family transcriptional regulator, with protein sequence MLSSEDLRFFLVVVASQSLAEAARTLDVTPPAVTQRLAALERRLGVRLVERGRRRIALTDEGDLLAARGRRICDELGELAEAVGSRRGVVAGHLRILAPLGFGHRYVAPAVARVRRDHPGVTATLTLSDRPARLAEDSWDVMVHIGELRDSALVMQRIAFNRRILCAAPAYLERHGAPARPADLHRHACIALRENDEDVTLWRFTDEGGKVDSVRIDPVLASTEGGVVCEWALAGMGIVVRSEWDVAAHLREGRLIALLPRWRLPDADVVALLPSREARSARASQFLECLRGEVCARPWTIA encoded by the coding sequence ATGTTGTCGAGCGAAGACCTGCGTTTCTTCCTGGTTGTGGTGGCCTCGCAGTCGCTGGCCGAGGCCGCGCGCACGCTGGACGTGACGCCGCCGGCGGTCACGCAGCGCCTGGCCGCGCTGGAACGGCGGTTGGGCGTGCGGCTGGTGGAACGCGGCCGGCGCCGCATCGCCCTGACCGACGAGGGCGATCTGCTGGCCGCGCGCGGGCGGCGCATCTGCGACGAACTGGGCGAACTGGCCGAAGCCGTGGGCAGCCGCCGTGGCGTGGTGGCCGGCCACCTCCGCATCCTGGCGCCGCTGGGCTTCGGCCATCGCTATGTGGCGCCCGCCGTGGCGCGGGTGCGGCGCGACCATCCCGGAGTCACCGCCACCTTGACCTTGTCGGATCGTCCCGCGCGCCTCGCGGAGGACAGCTGGGATGTCATGGTCCATATCGGCGAGCTGCGCGATTCGGCGCTCGTCATGCAGCGCATCGCGTTCAATCGCCGCATCCTGTGTGCCGCCCCGGCCTATCTGGAGCGGCATGGCGCGCCCGCGCGCCCGGCCGACCTGCATCGGCACGCCTGCATCGCGCTGCGCGAAAACGATGAAGATGTCACCCTGTGGCGCTTTACGGATGAAGGCGGCAAGGTCGACAGCGTGCGCATCGATCCCGTCCTGGCCAGCACGGAGGGCGGCGTCGTATGCGAATGGGCGCTGGCCGGCATGGGCATCGTGGTCCGTTCGGAATGGGATGTGGCGGCGCATCTGCGCGAGGGCCGGCTGATCGCCCTGCTGCCGCGCTGGCGCTTGCCCGACGCCGATGTGGTGGCCCTGTTGCCGTCCCGCGAAGCCCGCTCGGCGCGGGCCTCGCAGTTCCTGGAGTGCCTGCGCGGCGAAGTCTGCGCGCGGCCCTGGACGATAGCCTGA
- a CDS encoding VOC family protein: MIDHLDHLVLTTSDEAACVRFYVDILGMRLETFGEGRKAFLFGNQKINLHVKGREFEPKAHTPVPGALDLCFIASRPLDAVIARLGELGVPILEGPVMRTGATSRIRSIYLRDPDLNLIEISEPAV; the protein is encoded by the coding sequence TTGATCGACCACCTGGACCACCTTGTCCTGACCACCTCCGATGAAGCCGCCTGCGTGCGTTTCTATGTCGACATCCTGGGCATGCGGCTGGAGACATTCGGGGAAGGGCGCAAGGCCTTTCTCTTCGGCAACCAGAAGATCAATCTGCACGTCAAGGGCCGCGAGTTCGAACCCAAGGCGCATACGCCCGTACCGGGTGCGCTGGACCTGTGCTTCATCGCCAGCCGTCCGCTGGACGCGGTCATCGCGCGTCTGGGCGAGCTGGGCGTGCCGATCCTCGAAGGCCCGGTCATGCGCACCGGCGCCACCTCACGCATCCGGTCGATCTACCTGCGCGATCCCGACTTGAACCTGATCGAAATCTCGGAGCCGGCGGTATGA
- a CDS encoding Bug family tripartite tricarboxylate transporter substrate binding protein, whose amino-acid sequence MKLGISLMGKLLASTVLCASTLMAHAADWPAKPITLVIPFPPGGTTDMVGRPLAQLLSQKLGQPVIVDNRAGAGGTIGAGYVARSAPDGYTLFLSTIAHTIAPSTYDRLPYDFEKDFAPITIVASSPNLLIVNNNLPVKSVQELIDYARKNPGKLNFGSAGIGSTEHLAGELFKRMARIDILHVPYKGGAPMMADLISGQIQMALETSGSAISQIRAGTVRALGVSTEQPSASFPGIPAIAQSGVPGYTFSTWYGLVVPAKTPADVQARLYQATVEALQDPQMKKVLETIGADAGGEKPEVFKKFIADQTAKWAEILKEKK is encoded by the coding sequence ATGAAACTCGGCATATCCCTGATGGGGAAATTGCTCGCGAGCACCGTCCTCTGTGCCAGCACGCTGATGGCCCACGCCGCTGACTGGCCCGCCAAGCCCATCACGCTGGTCATCCCCTTCCCGCCGGGCGGCACGACCGACATGGTCGGCCGTCCGCTGGCCCAGCTGCTGAGCCAGAAACTGGGCCAACCGGTGATCGTGGACAACCGCGCGGGCGCGGGCGGCACGATCGGCGCGGGCTACGTCGCCCGGTCCGCCCCGGATGGCTACACCCTGTTCCTGTCGACCATTGCGCACACGATCGCGCCGTCGACCTACGACCGGCTGCCTTATGACTTCGAGAAGGATTTCGCGCCGATCACCATCGTGGCGTCGTCGCCCAACCTGCTCATCGTCAACAACAACCTGCCGGTCAAGTCCGTACAGGAACTGATCGACTACGCCAGGAAGAACCCCGGCAAGCTGAATTTCGGCTCGGCCGGCATCGGCAGCACCGAGCACCTGGCCGGCGAGCTGTTCAAGCGCATGGCCAGGATCGACATCCTGCACGTGCCCTACAAGGGCGGCGCGCCCATGATGGCGGACCTGATCTCCGGCCAGATCCAGATGGCGCTGGAGACCAGCGGCTCCGCGATTTCGCAGATACGCGCCGGTACGGTGCGCGCCCTTGGCGTCAGCACCGAACAGCCCAGCGCCTCCTTCCCCGGCATCCCGGCGATCGCGCAATCCGGCGTGCCCGGCTACACCTTCTCGACGTGGTACGGCCTGGTGGTTCCCGCCAAGACGCCGGCCGATGTGCAGGCCAGGCTGTACCAGGCCACCGTGGAAGCCTTGCAGGACCCGCAGATGAAGAAGGTGCTGGAAACCATCGGCGCGGATGCCGGCGGCGAAAAGCCGGAGGTCTTCAAGAAGTTCATCGCCGACCAGACCGCCAAGTGGGCCGAGATCCTGAAGGAAAAGAAGTAA
- a CDS encoding DNA/RNA non-specific endonuclease — translation MRPDTISDILRRIAATCEDRARTRALVASGAWRAADDDATRCAAFDARVKRDSGLAEAVRGTNDFQPAAFLSEGAASRRAVARVVLQTPRLSVSGTGFLISPELFMTNQHVIGDAVAAAQATVVFDDELDERGHPRPRTIFRLAPERCALFSDEKDLDYALIAVGERVQGEAVLEELGYCPISFTPDRHRKGMNVNIIQHPEGMPKTIAIRDNLLTARTGTRLLYETDTDFGSSGAPVFNDQWDVVALHHYGAPSGAGPAAAPAGADMPGAPDAPQAPDVNDEAALAAPAKGGRSRSGPARKAARGGPTGRKAAAAASARPAAAVRPDRVSRSALRPAPAASALEETAAAQVNEGIRISSIYEDLQSRLPQLDTGTAQLLRRALSLWVDPSSAAGRQLERRVPSRNAKASPAHGGASAPGAVDAPAEAAGAGLQPYPVAGQIVAIPLTVTVALGAAVPATSTAAEAAPKPVDTAARTLKRLPERAKVDTDYGNRNGYDARFIPGLKLDLARIAAPRKGVIAPLQERAEGALAGELRYQNFSVIMHKARRFALLTATNIDGASWLDIDRKTGQPAVAQAEGDVWYNDTRINASYFVGQAFYSGWSHLFDRGHLTRRVDPTWGEFAARANADTFHFTNCTPQHWKFNQSITYWQGIERYVLEKGIFDSGRDKPVTVLQGPVFDDVNDMWADNVQVPSAFWKVVVWKGAGGLKAVALVADQTALFPLTRRGSAPPPDDTPVNVLQWRASIPAIEGRTGLDLSALRAYDTAAGALPIVGEALMPVTRWEDIPLE, via the coding sequence ATGCGGCCGGACACCATCAGCGATATCCTGCGGCGCATCGCCGCGACCTGTGAAGATAGGGCGCGCACGCGTGCGCTGGTCGCTTCGGGCGCCTGGCGCGCGGCGGATGACGATGCCACCCGTTGCGCCGCCTTCGATGCGCGCGTAAAGCGCGACTCGGGCCTGGCCGAGGCGGTACGCGGCACCAACGACTTCCAGCCGGCCGCCTTCCTGTCCGAGGGCGCGGCGTCGCGCCGTGCCGTGGCGCGGGTAGTGTTGCAGACGCCACGGCTCTCGGTATCCGGCACGGGCTTCCTGATCAGCCCCGAACTGTTCATGACCAACCAGCACGTCATCGGCGACGCAGTGGCCGCCGCCCAGGCCACCGTCGTGTTCGACGATGAGCTGGACGAGCGTGGACATCCGCGGCCCCGCACGATATTCCGGTTGGCGCCCGAGCGCTGCGCCCTGTTTTCCGACGAGAAGGACCTGGACTATGCCTTGATTGCCGTGGGCGAGCGGGTGCAGGGCGAGGCCGTGCTGGAGGAGCTGGGCTATTGCCCCATCAGTTTCACTCCCGACCGCCATCGCAAGGGCATGAACGTCAACATCATCCAGCATCCGGAGGGCATGCCCAAGACCATCGCCATCCGCGACAATCTGCTGACGGCGCGCACCGGAACGCGTCTGCTGTACGAGACCGATACCGATTTCGGATCTTCAGGCGCTCCGGTGTTCAACGATCAGTGGGACGTGGTGGCCTTGCATCATTATGGCGCGCCATCGGGCGCTGGACCGGCCGCGGCGCCGGCCGGCGCCGATATGCCGGGCGCCCCTGATGCGCCCCAGGCGCCGGACGTGAACGATGAAGCCGCGCTTGCCGCGCCCGCGAAGGGCGGACGCAGCCGGTCCGGCCCGGCACGAAAGGCGGCGCGCGGTGGCCCGACCGGGCGGAAAGCTGCAGCGGCTGCATCCGCGCGGCCGGCCGCGGCGGTGCGGCCCGACCGGGTATCCCGGTCCGCCCTGCGGCCCGCGCCAGCCGCGAGTGCATTGGAGGAAACGGCCGCGGCACAGGTGAACGAGGGTATCCGCATCAGCAGCATCTATGAAGACCTGCAGTCGCGGTTACCGCAATTGGACACCGGAACGGCGCAACTCCTGCGCCGCGCGCTGTCGCTGTGGGTGGATCCATCGTCGGCTGCCGGCAGGCAACTGGAGCGGCGCGTACCTTCAAGGAATGCCAAGGCATCCCCGGCGCACGGGGGCGCCTCGGCGCCTGGAGCGGTGGACGCCCCGGCAGAGGCCGCGGGCGCGGGCCTCCAACCGTATCCCGTTGCCGGGCAGATCGTCGCGATTCCATTGACCGTGACAGTGGCGCTGGGTGCTGCCGTCCCGGCCACGTCCACGGCCGCCGAAGCCGCCCCCAAGCCGGTCGATACGGCAGCCAGGACGCTGAAGCGGCTGCCCGAACGCGCGAAGGTCGACACCGACTACGGCAATCGCAACGGCTATGACGCGAGGTTCATCCCGGGTCTGAAACTCGATCTGGCCCGGATTGCCGCTCCGCGCAAGGGTGTCATCGCGCCGCTGCAGGAACGCGCCGAGGGCGCCTTGGCGGGCGAGCTGCGCTACCAGAATTTCAGCGTGATCATGCACAAGGCGCGCCGGTTCGCGCTGCTTACCGCCACCAATATCGATGGTGCCAGCTGGCTGGACATCGACCGCAAAACCGGGCAGCCGGCGGTCGCTCAAGCCGAAGGCGACGTCTGGTACAACGACACCCGCATCAACGCTTCGTACTTTGTTGGCCAAGCCTTTTATTCGGGCTGGAGCCATCTATTCGACCGTGGCCATCTGACCCGCCGAGTGGATCCCACCTGGGGAGAATTCGCGGCGCGCGCCAACGCCGACACGTTCCACTTCACCAACTGCACGCCGCAGCACTGGAAGTTCAATCAGTCGATCACGTACTGGCAGGGTATCGAGCGCTACGTGCTCGAAAAAGGCATCTTCGACAGCGGGCGCGACAAACCCGTGACGGTGCTGCAGGGGCCGGTGTTCGACGATGTCAACGATATGTGGGCGGACAACGTGCAGGTGCCGTCGGCGTTCTGGAAGGTCGTGGTGTGGAAGGGCGCGGGCGGCCTGAAGGCGGTGGCGCTGGTTGCCGACCAGACCGCGCTGTTCCCGCTCACGCGGCGTGGATCGGCGCCGCCACCGGACGACACGCCGGTCAACGTGCTGCAGTGGCGGGCATCGATTCCGGCCATCGAAGGCAGGACCGGCCTGGATCTGTCCGCATTGCGTGCGTATGACACGGCGGCCGGCGCATTGCCCATCGTCGGCGAAGCGCTGATGCCGGTCACGCGCTGGGAAGATATTCCGTTGGAATAG
- a CDS encoding M81 family metallopeptidase, with translation MSATMPLRIALLGFAIESNRFAPVATRDDFEARAYLAGDDLMRDARSPAPRMTPEIPAFVRRMDSTGAWTPVPILFTNAESGGPVEHGFFADTLAQFETRLRAALPVDAVYICEHGAAITTQEDDPDGLVFACVRRIVGPHVPVVATVDLHANISDRMVDEVDTLISYRRNPHVDMAERGAEAADVLRELVAGMRVEVAHVRLPVCAPPTQLLTAPGTGPYADMIQKAEALADPQIVNVSAVGGFAYGDTPKNGLTVLVTTRGDADLAARTALDLATPAWRDRAAFFPHLTSMDDAVSLAVAAGQHPERPPVLLADVADNPGGGARGNTPFLLRALIEAGAQGVIMGVVTDAELAADAHACGRGGTLQARLNRSETTRYSEPFEATATVLALHGGKGVGRRGQLAGCSFDLGPSALLAMGGVKVVVITHRHQCHEPSFFEMFGLDIAAARTVVVKSRGHFRAAFDEFFPPERIYSVDAPGLTSPILARFDFGRLPRPVVPLDPDTGWTPSVRLRPTSAQAS, from the coding sequence ATGTCCGCAACCATGCCCTTGCGTATCGCCCTGCTGGGCTTCGCGATCGAATCGAACCGCTTCGCGCCGGTCGCCACCCGCGACGATTTCGAGGCGCGCGCCTATTTGGCGGGCGACGACCTGATGCGCGACGCCCGCAGTCCGGCTCCGCGCATGACGCCGGAAATCCCCGCCTTCGTACGCCGCATGGATTCCACCGGCGCCTGGACCCCGGTGCCCATCCTGTTCACCAACGCCGAATCGGGCGGGCCGGTGGAACACGGCTTCTTCGCCGACACGCTGGCGCAGTTCGAAACACGCCTGCGTGCCGCGCTGCCGGTGGACGCGGTTTACATCTGCGAGCATGGGGCCGCCATCACCACGCAGGAGGACGACCCCGACGGCCTGGTATTCGCGTGTGTGCGCCGCATCGTCGGCCCTCACGTGCCTGTCGTGGCGACAGTGGACCTGCATGCCAACATCTCGGATCGCATGGTCGATGAAGTCGACACCTTGATCTCCTACCGGCGTAATCCGCATGTCGACATGGCCGAGCGCGGCGCCGAAGCAGCGGACGTGTTGCGCGAGCTGGTCGCCGGAATGCGCGTCGAAGTCGCGCATGTCCGCCTGCCGGTTTGCGCGCCGCCCACCCAGTTGCTGACCGCGCCCGGTACAGGGCCTTATGCCGACATGATCCAGAAGGCCGAAGCGCTGGCGGACCCGCAGATCGTCAACGTCTCGGCGGTGGGCGGCTTCGCCTACGGCGACACGCCGAAGAACGGACTCACCGTGCTGGTCACGACGCGCGGCGATGCCGACCTGGCCGCCCGCACGGCGCTGGACCTGGCCACGCCGGCCTGGCGCGACCGCGCCGCTTTCTTTCCGCACCTGACTTCCATGGACGATGCCGTATCGCTGGCCGTGGCCGCCGGCCAGCATCCCGAGCGACCTCCCGTGCTGCTCGCGGACGTCGCCGACAATCCCGGCGGTGGCGCACGCGGCAACACGCCGTTCCTGTTGCGCGCCCTGATCGAGGCCGGCGCGCAGGGCGTCATCATGGGCGTCGTCACGGACGCCGAACTGGCGGCCGACGCGCACGCCTGCGGTCGCGGCGGGACGCTGCAGGCACGCTTGAACCGCAGCGAAACGACGCGATATTCGGAACCGTTCGAAGCCACGGCCACGGTGTTGGCGCTGCACGGCGGCAAGGGCGTGGGCCGGCGCGGCCAACTGGCCGGATGCAGCTTCGACCTGGGGCCTTCGGCCCTGTTGGCCATGGGTGGCGTCAAGGTCGTGGTCATCACGCACAGGCATCAATGCCACGAGCCGAGCTTCTTTGAAATGTTCGGGCTGGATATCGCGGCCGCGCGCACCGTGGTGGTCAAATCGCGCGGCCATTTCCGGGCGGCCTTCGACGAATTCTTCCCGCCGGAGCGCATCTATAGCGTCGACGCGCCGGGATTGACGTCGCCCATCCTGGCGCGCTTCGATTTCGGGCGACTGCCGCGGCCGGTCGTGCCGCTGGACCCCGATACCGGATGGACGCCCAGCGTGCGCCTGCGCCCCACCTCCGCGCAGGCCTCGTGA
- a CDS encoding Bug family tripartite tricarboxylate transporter substrate binding protein, with product MRRLFLHTLTVLATGALPFASSAAEPGWPQRPVNVIVASAAGGSADVLSRIVLNHVAQEIGATFIIENRPGAAGNIGMSQVKRATPDGYTLGYGNINTLAVNPALFKQLPYDASKDFQPVGQMFAVYNLLVVRGDSPIRSVADLIARARREPGKLSYGAAGIGSSGQMAGELFKQMAGVDTMFIPYNGDPASLQDLAGGRLDYTFTNASVAYPLVQSGKLRALAITSKTRVPLFPDLPTLDEAGLKGYENVSWGGLVFPAGTPRPVVDKLSGALQKALASDSLRKDLANASASPGTPGSPEDFGRFIATEQRKWSDLIATAHIEKQD from the coding sequence ATGCGACGCCTGTTCCTTCATACCCTGACCGTCCTTGCCACCGGCGCCCTGCCCTTCGCGTCATCCGCCGCCGAGCCGGGGTGGCCGCAGCGCCCGGTCAATGTCATCGTGGCGTCCGCGGCGGGCGGCTCGGCCGACGTGCTGAGCCGCATCGTGCTCAATCACGTCGCCCAGGAGATCGGCGCCACCTTCATCATCGAAAATCGTCCCGGCGCGGCCGGCAACATCGGTATGAGCCAGGTCAAGCGGGCGACGCCTGACGGCTATACGCTGGGCTACGGCAACATCAATACGCTGGCGGTCAACCCAGCCCTGTTCAAGCAACTGCCCTATGATGCCAGCAAGGATTTCCAGCCCGTCGGACAAATGTTCGCGGTGTACAACCTGCTCGTCGTACGCGGCGATTCGCCCATCCGTTCGGTCGCCGATCTGATCGCCCGGGCCCGGCGCGAGCCGGGCAAGCTCTCCTATGGCGCGGCCGGCATCGGCAGCAGCGGCCAGATGGCGGGTGAACTGTTCAAGCAAATGGCAGGCGTGGACACCATGTTTATTCCGTATAACGGCGATCCCGCTTCCCTGCAGGATCTTGCCGGGGGGCGCCTGGACTATACGTTCACCAACGCATCGGTGGCCTACCCGCTGGTGCAAAGCGGCAAGCTGCGTGCGCTGGCGATCACCAGCAAGACGCGTGTGCCGCTGTTTCCAGACCTGCCGACGCTGGACGAAGCGGGATTGAAAGGCTACGAAAACGTGTCGTGGGGTGGACTGGTCTTTCCCGCGGGCACGCCGCGCCCCGTCGTCGACAAATTGTCCGGGGCATTGCAGAAGGCGCTGGCCAGCGATTCCCTGCGCAAGGACCTGGCCAACGCCAGTGCATCGCCCGGCACGCCGGGTTCGCCGGAGGACTTCGGACGTTTCATCGCGACCGAACAGCGCAAGTGGAGCGACCTGATCGCCACCGCCCATATCGAAAAGCAGGATTGA
- a CDS encoding class-II fumarase/aspartase family protein produces MLSIRAMFSTDAMRDLWTDAAVYAAMLRFEAALAHAQAQCGLIPPATAQHIARVCADPAPFDWSALSSDARKAGTAAIPFIKALKQQIAHGAPEYAPFAHYGSTSQDVCETALILQSQLALRRVYGQLRELGDALRHLVVTHRRTEMLARTLMQPAAPISFGWKAAGWLDALDRCAGALRDAGEAGRVIQFGGSNGARAALGAPGGDVAAAVAHALGLRTTPIAWHGARDRLARLGNELALCCAMLGKLGRDISLMMQSEVAEAFEPTSAGRGGSSAMPHKRNPMACMHMLDAALRAPPLALSLVSDMGAEHERGLGSWPNALPLLADLFMLLDNALSMAVETIQGLRVSPEAMRANLARQCGVVHSESVGLLLGRELGAAAGQRIVDALCRQALEQGVELRELLLRHPEVEGRIPRIEIEQACSVARCLDAADAQCEPVLAAWAQRRAELHAACLLDDQAS; encoded by the coding sequence ATGCTATCGATACGCGCGATGTTCTCCACGGACGCCATGCGCGATCTATGGACCGACGCGGCGGTGTATGCCGCGATGCTGCGCTTCGAGGCCGCGCTGGCGCATGCCCAGGCGCAATGTGGCCTGATTCCGCCCGCGACCGCGCAACACATCGCCAGGGTATGCGCCGACCCGGCCCCGTTCGACTGGTCCGCGTTGTCCTCGGATGCGCGCAAGGCGGGAACGGCGGCAATACCGTTCATCAAGGCGCTCAAGCAGCAAATCGCCCACGGCGCGCCCGAGTACGCACCCTTTGCCCACTACGGGTCCACCAGCCAGGACGTTTGCGAGACGGCGCTGATCCTGCAGTCGCAGTTGGCGCTGCGGCGGGTCTATGGGCAATTGCGAGAGCTGGGAGATGCGCTGCGCCACCTCGTCGTGACGCATCGCCGCACGGAAATGCTGGCGCGCACCCTGATGCAACCCGCCGCGCCGATCTCCTTCGGCTGGAAGGCGGCGGGCTGGCTCGATGCACTGGACCGTTGCGCGGGCGCGCTGCGGGATGCCGGGGAAGCCGGCCGGGTTATCCAGTTCGGCGGTTCGAATGGCGCGCGCGCCGCGCTGGGCGCCCCCGGCGGGGATGTCGCCGCCGCCGTCGCCCATGCGCTTGGGCTACGCACCACGCCGATCGCCTGGCACGGCGCGCGTGACCGGCTGGCGCGTCTGGGCAACGAACTGGCGCTGTGCTGCGCCATGCTGGGCAAGCTGGGGCGCGACATTTCACTGATGATGCAAAGCGAGGTGGCCGAAGCTTTCGAGCCGACGAGCGCGGGCCGCGGCGGATCGTCGGCCATGCCGCACAAGCGCAATCCCATGGCGTGCATGCACATGCTGGACGCCGCCTTGCGCGCGCCGCCGCTGGCATTGTCGCTGGTCTCGGACATGGGCGCGGAGCATGAGCGGGGGCTCGGAAGCTGGCCCAATGCCCTGCCCCTGCTCGCCGACCTGTTCATGCTGCTGGACAACGCCTTGTCCATGGCGGTGGAAACCATCCAGGGACTGCGGGTCAGCCCCGAAGCGATGCGGGCGAACCTGGCGCGCCAATGCGGCGTCGTCCATTCCGAAAGCGTTGGCCTGCTGCTGGGCCGTGAACTCGGCGCCGCCGCGGGCCAGCGTATCGTCGACGCGCTATGCAGACAGGCGCTGGAGCAAGGCGTCGAGCTGCGCGAACTGCTGCTGCGCCATCCCGAAGTCGAAGGCAGGATTCCGCGCATCGAGATCGAACAGGCCTGCAGCGTGGCGCGTTGCCTGGACGCCGCCGACGCGCAATGCGAACCGGTGTTGGCGGCCTGGGCGCAACGCCGCGCCGAACTGCACGCCGCCTGCCTCCTCGACGATCAAGCTTCGTAG
- a CDS encoding YciI-like protein has protein sequence MHYLLSYELAPDYLARRGPYREVHLALAWQASDRGHIVLAGAAGDPVDSALLVFQADTPAVAEDFARSDPYVINGLVTRWTVKPWHTVVGGGAATPVRPESASR, from the coding sequence ATGCACTACCTGCTGTCGTACGAACTGGCGCCGGATTACCTGGCGCGGCGCGGACCGTACCGCGAAGTCCACCTGGCCCTGGCGTGGCAGGCATCCGATCGTGGACACATCGTGCTCGCCGGGGCGGCAGGCGATCCGGTGGACAGCGCGCTGCTGGTGTTCCAGGCCGATACGCCAGCGGTGGCGGAGGACTTCGCCCGCAGCGATCCCTACGTCATCAACGGCCTGGTGACACGCTGGACGGTCAAACCCTGGCATACCGTCGTAGGCGGCGGCGCCGCCACGCCGGTCCGGCCGGAGTCCGCATCCCGTTAG
- a CDS encoding LysR substrate-binding domain-containing protein produces MDIQNLAASSRVSLRHLHCFVAIAQSGSLLRAAEKLAISQPAISKRLVELEDIVGTALFTRGRQGARLTREGQRLLPYATQVLATLREGLHAVAVPESPQRAEVRFGVLPTLAAILVPRAFAAMRDAWRDVELEVVTASNSELLAGVRSGQLAFAVNRAADPELSEGLRFEYLFADPLVVVTRPGHPAARGGLRETAAGGAFPVLLPPTGTLIRQSADRLLDDAGAGKPGMLLQTLSMSMSRAMTLEHDAIWLVPRSAVARDIASNSLAVVPVSVPGSEERVGITTRRGAVPTAASRSLMENLRQATAARQF; encoded by the coding sequence ATGGATATACAAAACTTGGCCGCCAGCAGCCGCGTAAGCCTGCGCCACCTGCATTGCTTCGTCGCCATCGCCCAAAGCGGCTCCCTGCTGCGGGCCGCCGAAAAACTGGCGATTTCCCAGCCGGCCATCTCCAAGCGGCTGGTCGAGCTGGAGGATATCGTCGGCACTGCGCTGTTCACGCGCGGCAGGCAGGGGGCCAGGCTCACGCGGGAGGGCCAGCGCCTGCTGCCCTATGCCACCCAGGTGCTCGCCACCTTGCGCGAAGGCCTGCACGCCGTCGCGGTTCCGGAAAGTCCGCAGCGCGCGGAAGTACGTTTCGGCGTACTTCCCACGCTGGCGGCCATCCTGGTTCCCCGCGCTTTTGCCGCCATGCGCGATGCATGGCGCGATGTCGAACTGGAGGTCGTGACGGCGTCGAATTCGGAGCTGCTCGCGGGCGTGCGCAGCGGCCAGCTGGCTTTCGCCGTCAACCGGGCCGCCGATCCCGAGCTGTCGGAAGGACTGCGATTCGAATACCTGTTTGCCGATCCGCTGGTCGTCGTGACGCGGCCTGGCCACCCGGCCGCGCGCGGCGGCCTGCGCGAAACGGCGGCCGGCGGGGCGTTTCCGGTGCTCCTGCCGCCGACGGGCACCCTGATCCGCCAGTCCGCCGACCGGCTGTTGGATGACGCGGGCGCCGGCAAGCCGGGAATGTTGCTGCAGACCCTGTCGATGTCGATGTCGCGTGCGATGACGTTGGAACACGATGCCATCTGGCTGGTGCCGCGCAGCGCGGTGGCGCGCGATATCGCCAGCAATTCGCTGGCCGTGGTGCCCGTCTCCGTGCCCGGGAGCGAGGAGAGGGTCGGCATCACTACGCGCCGGGGCGCCGTGCCGACGGCGGCGTCACGGTCGCTGATGGAGAACCTGCGCCAGGCGACCGCCGCCCGGCAGTTCTGA
- the pcaH gene encoding protocatechuate 3,4-dioxygenase subunit beta translates to MADSKVAPFDWGSHPPYDYPGYRSTAKRSPRAALLPMPERMRNMRAPVYGADRLGALDHDLTCNAVKNGAPLGERIIVTGRVLDERNRPVANTLVEIWQANAAGRYVHKGDQHDAPLDPNFLGAGRCLTDADGVYRFLTIKPGAYPWGNHPNAWRPNHIHFSLFGDWFASRLVTQMYFPGDPLLAFDPMVQGVPEAARERLVSRFSPDVTEEGHALGYVFDIVLRGAAETPMENRR, encoded by the coding sequence ATGGCCGACAGCAAGGTCGCCCCCTTCGACTGGGGCTCGCATCCCCCGTATGACTACCCCGGCTATCGCTCCACCGCCAAGCGCTCGCCGCGCGCGGCGCTGCTGCCCATGCCGGAGCGCATGCGCAATATGCGCGCGCCGGTTTACGGCGCCGACCGGCTGGGGGCGCTGGACCATGACCTGACCTGTAACGCCGTGAAGAACGGCGCGCCGCTGGGCGAGCGCATCATCGTTACCGGCCGGGTGCTGGACGAGCGGAACAGGCCGGTCGCCAACACGCTGGTCGAGATCTGGCAGGCCAACGCGGCGGGCCGCTACGTCCACAAGGGCGACCAGCACGATGCTCCGCTCGATCCGAATTTCCTCGGCGCGGGGCGCTGCCTGACCGATGCCGATGGCGTGTACCGGTTCCTGACGATCAAGCCGGGCGCCTATCCCTGGGGCAACCATCCGAACGCCTGGCGTCCCAACCATATCCACTTCTCGCTGTTCGGCGACTGGTTCGCGTCGCGGCTGGTGACCCAGATGTACTTTCCGGGCGACCCGCTGCTGGCCTTCGATCCCATGGTGCAAGGCGTGCCCGAGGCCGCGCGCGAGCGGCTGGTGTCCAGGTTTTCGCCCGATGTGACCGAAGAAGGCCATGCGCTGGGCTACGTCTTCGACATCGTCCTGCGAGGCGCCGCCGAAACGCCGATGGAGAACCGCCGATGA